DNA from Megachile rotundata isolate GNS110a chromosome 8, iyMegRotu1, whole genome shotgun sequence:
CAGAGAAGGTAGATCAGAGTCGTGGAAAAAAAGGCAATCGATACTATTAATAAACCTAAAGAGATCCGAGACCGGGAGAAGCGCGAAAGGACGAAGAAAGCTTGGAACTTTATGGAACCTTCGAAAGTAGTTTAGGGAACGTTTAGCTAACAATCGATAACGCGGTGCCAGGGTTCTCCTCTTCTTTTGTCGGTGACTATTTGCTTTGGCAAGTCGAACAAGTCGTCCGAGAAACACAGTTTTATTCGATAATCGTTCTAGCAGGTTACTTTCTAAGCAACTTCGAAACGTGAAAGTTAATCAGCTAAGAAGTAAAACGATTGGTTACATCGAGGTTGACCGGTGATCGGGATCGATCCTGCCGATTCACGGCGAACCGATATAAGGAGAAGTCCCGATCGATACGGATACCGTATCGAACGGACTTTCTAATATTTCGCTCTTCATGCATGGATGCCCGGTAGCATTAAAACGATTTAAAAGCCCGGCCTGATTTGCATTTGACCAGCAAACGGGGATCTGCAGGCGCCTCGATCGTTCTTGAGATCGATCATCGGGAAACGAGCGTATTCGTCGTGTTCGACTCGCGGTCGATGGATCGTCGAGACGGTGACCGTTTTTTTCCTACATTACGAACAACTTGTCAATGTAGCAAAATCTTTCTTTTTCCGAACGTTAGCTCCGTCTCGAAGGTCCGAAACGACCCGCTTGTCCAGCATTCGAGGGTTAATAATGGaaaagagaaatttaaaaagcaaACGATCGTATATCCCTAATAAAAGCGTTAACGACTCCGCGATGTAACTTTCACGTTTAACGGTACACCGGCTAGAAAATGATCGAAACGGCGTCGAAGCAAAAGAAAGGGTATTCCGGAACAGCAGGAGGCAATTAATCAGCACCTAGCACCGCGGCTAATCGAACAGGAACGATTTAGAATCACTCGTGATCGGATGCGTGCACACACCGTAAAATAGGTTCTAAATGGTCGTGCAAGATCTACACGATAGTCGAAAGGAAGGTCGAAGGGTAGCTCGGATCGGTAAGGTCGATCGACGCGCTACCCTTCGAGTCGAAGGGAGAAAATCGACGGAGAGGATCGAGTCGTCGAACGGGACGATCGAAAGGGAAGGGACACTATCGCAAGAAACaaaaacgaagaagaagaagaagaagaagaagtagaagaagaaACCGAGGAGAAATAGCGGTTTGTTCCTAATCTTCGAGACCAGCCGGAGTTACTGTTTCTCCTTGAGTCCGCCGAGAAGAGCGTGGCTCTCCATCGTCGCGCTGAGATTGCTCAGATTGCTGAGATTGCCCAGGTTGCCCAGATTTCCCAGGTTGCCCAGATTCGGTTGGTGCGCGTAGTTCCTGATCTGGTGCAGACTGATCAGCTGGTTCGGGAACGAGGTGGCGTTCTGATTGGTGGTGGTGCCGGACGTGACACCGGACGAGGAGGAGGCCGGCGAGGACTTCTGCGTCGAGTTGAAGGCTTCGTAGAGGTACGGCCTGGAGGCTGGATGATGGCTGGTCGGATAATGCAGGTGGTTCAACGGGTTGAGCGGATGCTGCATGGAGGAGATCGAGTTTATCGAGATCGAGGAGATCGGCGTGAACGCCGAGCTGCTGTTCGGATGATGATTCGGCGCGCCCGGTTGAGGCGTTTGTTGCCTCGAGTCGTTCTCTATGGACTCGCCGCGATGCCCGTGACCGGGTAACAGCATCTCCGGGTTCTGGTTCTGATGGTAGTCGGTGTGATGATGAGGCAATCGCTCGTGCAGGTCGCTGATCACCGAGTCCGGACTGACTTTCGGCCAATAGTGATCCTGATGATGGGCGGTCATCGCGTGTATCGACGGCCTGAGTCCGGTACCGATGATAGGTGGTCTCTTGTCCGTTCTCTCCGCGTGTTTCTGCATGTGCTTGGCCAGGTAGGTTTCCTGGGTGTAACTCTTGCCGCAGTACTGGCAGATGTGCGTCTTAAGGTGCTTCGACTCCTTGTGCTTCGGTATGTGCTCGAGCAGGCTGGGCTCGTCGGAGAAGCACTTGTAGCAGGAGTTACACTTGTACGGCTTGTCGGTCTGGTGGCACCGGGAGTGGCTCTGTAGGTTGCTCAGCTGGCTGAACGCCTTCGTGCAACCTGGATGCCGGCACTTGTACGGTTTGTCGCCGGTGTGCGTGCGGATGTGCTGCTGTAGGTGGCTCAGTTGGGTGAACTTCCGTTGGCAAATCTCGCAGCGGTACGGCTTGATGCCCAGGTGGATCCTGGTGTGCTGCGACAGGTACGAGGAGTTCGCGAACGCCTTCGAGCACTGGGTGCACTTGTACGGCTTCGCCTCGCGCATATGGATCTGCGTGTGGAGCTGCAGGTCCGCCTTGCTACCGAAGATCTGTAATCAATCGACGACTCTCGTAAGTTATACAGAAAGGATTCTACGCGataaagatatacatatatagacaataaatttgaatatgggTATTGGCTGGGAGTCTCGAATTACCGGCTTTGGGAACGACCTAGGTTAAACTCGAAACGGGTACTACGAATCGACGAAAGACTCGTAAGTACCGATAAACTGGGTGCGGTAATtaaataatcttacaattagatCGTTAAAATACCGCGCGATGCACCGTTTGGACCGGTTCGATTTCGCTCCCGTTTCCCTCCGATCTTTCGATTTCATCTAGACCTTACCCGTCTCTCCCTCTGGTGGCACATTAGCCGACCACTCGCGGtaagtatatttataaataaataaatgtaaacgaGGACTGGCGGTAGCCAGAGCGTACGTGTAAAGCGGGGAGAGGATGACCTTGTCTATCATGGCCTAGCCTGCAGGCATACCTGACTGACTGGCTTTAGCTACCGCATAGAGATCTCCTTCTCTCTTCCCTCTTCCTCTCTTAATTCCTCCTTTCCatgtctttttttttatttcgtttcttttcctctctctctcgctcgctCTTTTCGTCGTTCGCCTTCTCCGTTACTCTTTGCCCCTTTTTGTTCGTTGCTCGCGGTGTCTCGGTTCTCTTTGTACGGTAGTTCGTTCGTCGGTAGCCTTAAATATCTCTTTTTCCCCTTATTTTTTCCTTCGTTTTCTCTCGTGTTCTGCTTGGTCGTTCGTGGAAAAGAAGATGGCAACGTTGAGCCGAGAGGATGGCTCATTACCGCTTTTGCTCGCCACGATTTCTGCAACGGTATCAATATTGACTCGACAGGTGTTCTAATTTGTCCGATCTAATTGATACCACCCTCCACGAGGAGAAAAAAAGTGGTCGTGTTTCTGGCGTGGAAACAAAGTTGTGCTGACTTCCGGTGATTCCACGAATCCACCTCGATCAACGGCTATAATTTCACCATCAATGGACCGGTTCAAGACTGAATCCTCATTAGGCCGCAGCCACTTTCGAGCACGAGTAACAGCTTGAAAATATCTCCGGAGTTCAATTTTAATCCTTTCTATATACCTAGAGCCTTCGAAAACTCGGTGCTCGCGTTTGACAGCACGTTGTTATCCTAATCAGTGTCGTGTAATAGTCGACTCGTTAGCGATGAATCATCGAGCGTCGAGGCGATACCGCTCTAAATTCTCGGCACTTCGTGCACACCCAGTTTCCTACACCCTGAAATTTTCTTGCATCGAATTCCAAATGAGCCGAATCTCTGCAGCGCCCCGAAATCTCGGCCCTTTAAATTCCGAGTGCCTCGAATTCTCGTAATCGAATCTGCGACGCGTTGCAAAGTAGAATGGTTAATTAACAGCATCGTTGATCTTCGAGTTTGTTTGTTCCAACGTTCGACCTCGAAAACCAGAGTTGAAAAGCAACAAGTAATTCACCGGGGTCACGAGATTCCGTCCTGAAATTACGAGGATGCGTGTTCCGAGTTCTTGGAAAGACGAAACGATCGGGGATGAGAGGATATCGCACCAGGACGACGCGAAGAGGAATCGTAGAAACTATCCTAGACACGCGAGGAACGATGGCAAAATACGATCGGTTTCCTGGCTGATCGCGGATTGCTCGTGATTGTTACGTAAAACGACAGATTCCATTCTCGGATAGCACCGTGCCACGCCCCAGGAATACAAGAATGATTATACGACCTTCGAAGGATAATCGATTTCTATATCAGTGTCGATGCTCTCGTATTTTACACGTAGATCGCGATATCGATACGCGCTGCTTTCTATCATTCATAATTTCATTCAGACATCTCGCGCGAGTGTATCGAATTAGATAAATACAATCTCTTGTAATACAGATGACTAGATGCTCTGGAAATTAAAGCGCCGCTCGTATTCGCGCTGAGAagagaatatttaataaatgtagtagGCAGGATCGATTGTAAGTATGATTCAGAAGTGTCCTCGATCACCGGAAGTCAACTAGAATACCCGGCAAGTCGAGCGAGAAACATCAAGGCACGATCGATTTCGATTCTAGAAAACGAACGGAGCAAATCAATCACGATTCGATTTCTACTTTATATATTcgaaaaataaacataaatgaCTATTGAAAAATACATTCATCTGTTTAACTGAAGTTTTAATTAAGTCTTTCATTTATGAAACGTAAACGGTAACAGTTAAAGTAGCAATCGGAATAATAAGACATGGAAGGAGTTATTAGGaatgttccaaatttttgaCAATCCACAAACTGGAATTCTGAGCGCTCTCAACGTCGAATTTCCCCAATCTCTTTTGAAACTCATTTTCGCGTGTCAAATAAAAGGCCGGAATAAGATCGAAACGATGCTCGGGACCCACCGGAGGCCACAAATAAGAAAAAAGATTGTTGAGCGAGTATCCCGTTAGTTGTTCTCGCGGTTCTCGCGGGATCTTCTTTAATTCTCTGTTGGCTAGTTTCGACCTCGACAAGTAACGTCTGGCCGATCCTTTTACTCGTGATTTATTCGGCGATCGTTGTTGCGTGCGTCTTCAACAGCTGACTCGCCACGTCCTTTAACGGTCTGGGACcagtgtatttttcttttttatttcctcCTTTCGAAACGCGTCCTTGCCGGTGTCAAGTTCGCGCGTCGGGGCCCACGTAACGCGATCGTTCTTTCTGTTCGTGTGGTGTTTCGCCTCTCTCTTTTCGGGGTCTGACCAGCGACGATTAATCGACGGGATTAAAACCTCGTTCGGATCAGTCGAGTTACTTGAGAATTCAAGTTCGAGTTCATACGAGTCGAGCAACTTCGAAGACGTTTCGTAGGTAACGACCCGTTTCGGAATGGAAAAAATCTCGCGTGattcgatgacataaaagtatcacaaaatgccGTTTACGGTGCGGCAGATTGAAGCTTAAAGTTTGTACAAGGCGATTATATAAAGAACCCagcgatatttttaatataaaatggctggtTAGTCGTTGAGATAGACAACTGCTAATTTGTGAACCGACTGATGCGCTTCGTGGTGGCAACCGAGATTCAGCCACTATGTAATCAAACTGTTTATGAAATACTTACGTAGCCATTTTCTTAAGTTTCAATTTGATATATCGCGTAGGCTATCTCGGTTTCATGTCATCAAATGAAAACGCGAGCAAAGTCCCTCGTTCACTATTTTCCAAGTTATCTAAAAATTATCCTTTCAAATAAGGAAAGGAATCAATAATTTAATCTCCAACAGAATAATTTAACGATTGTACGTGGCTTTTTTTAGAACGAGTAAACGTTACAGAAGATTgattcgaacgaaaatgacaaaTCGATGCTACCGCGTTTCGAGGATAGTCACGCAGCCAATGACAACTCTTACGGATGAAGATGTTGGAAGAAAAAACTGTTTAATTTATGCGTAAATAAAATTGCCGAACAGGCGCACCTTGCACGAAATATTTCCTCGCGAATTATTACGTCGACGAGCGATTAGTACAGCCCAAGGATATTCTTCTAAATAATCCCGATTGATGTTTCGATGCAAATTTTACTGCGTCAGTGGTCACGAATTGACACTTTTAATTGATAAGGACAATTTATACGTAACCACGAAAAGCATCGGCTTAGAAATTTCAACTTGGAGTTGTTCGCGCTTTCAATTCTCAACGTTTGGAATTCTCAGCG
Protein-coding regions in this window:
- the LOC100877359 gene encoding zinc finger protein rotund isoform X1 — encoded protein: MYPWYRDSVAAAAAAGLGGPVGVVGSGFCSTGPGQGGTTIKTESGYSDCMLALDYVQSKKASFAWSEGGEEGGGGGGGGGGGGGGGGTAGTGTGSTGPTATGGGGLAHWVSVMAEHIHNPHSATSVGGVHHQQQSPPQPPYPWNNGLSSDQCNPHDKESDYWGGGRGAKQGYEHFLLQAKMNADHSQLQKGDDQYRGAGGSSSGSPPASLLVVPQPLTVKPSHPSHLNPHLAGPHSHPPRKYQCKMCPQIFGSKADLQLHTQIHMREAKPYKCTQCSKAFANSSYLSQHTRIHLGIKPYRCEICQRKFTQLSHLQQHIRTHTGDKPYKCRHPGCTKAFSQLSNLQSHSRCHQTDKPYKCNSCYKCFSDEPSLLEHIPKHKESKHLKTHICQYCGKSYTQETYLAKHMQKHAERTDKRPPIIGTGLRPSIHAMTAHHQDHYWPKVSPDSVISDLHERLPHHHTDYHQNQNPEMLLPGHGHRGESIENDSRQQTPQPGAPNHHPNSSSAFTPISSISINSISSMQHPLNPLNHLHYPTSHHPASRPYLYEAFNSTQKSSPASSSSGVTSGTTTNQNATSFPNQLISLHQIRNYAHQPNLGNLGNLGNLGNLSNLSNLSATMESHALLGGLKEKQ
- the LOC100877359 gene encoding zinc finger protein rotund isoform X2, encoding MYPWYRDSVAAAAAAGLGGPVGVVGSGFCSTGPGQGGTTIKTESGYSDCMLALDYVQSKKASFAWSEGGEEGGGGGGGGGGGGGGGGTAGTGTGSTGPTATGGGGLAHWVSVMAEHIHNPHSATSVGGVHHQQQSPPQPPYPWNNGLSSDQCNPHDKESDYWGGGRGAKQGYEAKMNADHSQLQKGDDQYRGAGGSSSGSPPASLLVVPQPLTVKPSHPSHLNPHLAGPHSHPPRKYQCKMCPQIFGSKADLQLHTQIHMREAKPYKCTQCSKAFANSSYLSQHTRIHLGIKPYRCEICQRKFTQLSHLQQHIRTHTGDKPYKCRHPGCTKAFSQLSNLQSHSRCHQTDKPYKCNSCYKCFSDEPSLLEHIPKHKESKHLKTHICQYCGKSYTQETYLAKHMQKHAERTDKRPPIIGTGLRPSIHAMTAHHQDHYWPKVSPDSVISDLHERLPHHHTDYHQNQNPEMLLPGHGHRGESIENDSRQQTPQPGAPNHHPNSSSAFTPISSISINSISSMQHPLNPLNHLHYPTSHHPASRPYLYEAFNSTQKSSPASSSSGVTSGTTTNQNATSFPNQLISLHQIRNYAHQPNLGNLGNLGNLGNLSNLSNLSATMESHALLGGLKEKQ